A part of Aquaspirillum sp. LM1 genomic DNA contains:
- the rng gene encoding ribonuclease G, with amino-acid sequence MNSESILLAQWQREVQRANEQILVNITPQESRVAVLEDGIVQELHIERAASRGLVGNIYLGKVRRVLPGMQSAFIEIGLERAAFLHIADILEQRQHPEAPARIENMLFEGQTVLVQVIKDPIGTKGARLSTQISLAGRFLVHLPQETHIGVSQKIDSEQERAQLKERLESMLPSGSPRGYIIRTSAETASNEELAADIGYLTKLWADIETRARTSPPQTLLYQDLSLALRVLRDMVSECTEKITVDSTENYGKMAEFAEDYVTQALPKISRYSGERPLFEMHGIEAEIQKALARRVNLKFGGYLIIDQTEAMTTIDVNTGGFVGAKSFEDTIFKTNLEATYSIARQLRLRNLGGIIIVDFIDMDREDHRQAVLLELAKALARDRTRVTLNGFTSLGLVEITRKRTRESLAHVLCEPCPTCQARGEIKTAQTVCYEIQREIVREARQFEAKGFRILAAQPVIDMFLDEESQSLAMLIDFIGKPISLAVESQYAQEQFDVVLL; translated from the coding sequence ATGAACAGTGAATCCATTCTGCTGGCGCAATGGCAGCGCGAAGTGCAGCGCGCCAACGAGCAGATTCTGGTCAACATCACCCCACAGGAAAGCCGGGTGGCGGTGCTGGAAGACGGCATCGTCCAGGAACTGCACATCGAACGCGCCGCCAGCCGGGGGCTGGTGGGCAATATCTATCTGGGCAAGGTGCGCCGGGTGTTGCCGGGTATGCAAAGCGCCTTTATTGAAATTGGCCTGGAGCGGGCGGCCTTTCTGCATATTGCCGACATCCTGGAACAGCGCCAGCACCCGGAAGCCCCGGCGCGCATCGAAAACATGCTGTTTGAAGGCCAGACCGTGCTGGTGCAGGTAATCAAGGACCCGATTGGCACCAAGGGTGCGCGGCTGTCCACCCAGATCAGCCTGGCGGGCCGGTTTCTGGTGCATCTGCCGCAGGAAACCCATATTGGCGTCTCGCAAAAAATCGACAGCGAGCAGGAGCGCGCCCAGCTGAAAGAGCGGCTGGAATCCATGCTGCCCAGTGGCAGCCCGCGTGGCTACATCATCCGCACCAGCGCCGAAACCGCCTCCAACGAAGAACTGGCCGCCGATATCGGCTACCTGACCAAACTCTGGGCCGACATCGAAACCCGCGCCCGCACCAGCCCGCCCCAAACCCTGCTGTATCAGGATTTGTCACTGGCCTTGCGCGTGCTGCGCGATATGGTCAGCGAGTGCACGGAAAAAATCACCGTCGATTCCACTGAAAACTACGGCAAGATGGCCGAGTTTGCCGAGGACTACGTCACCCAGGCGCTGCCCAAAATCAGCCGCTACAGCGGCGAGCGACCGCTGTTTGAAATGCACGGCATCGAAGCCGAAATCCAGAAAGCCCTGGCGCGCCGGGTCAACCTGAAATTTGGCGGCTATCTGATCATCGACCAGACCGAGGCGATGACCACCATCGATGTGAACACCGGCGGTTTTGTTGGTGCCAAGAGCTTTGAAGACACCATCTTCAAGACCAATCTGGAAGCCACCTATTCCATCGCCCGCCAGCTGCGCCTGCGCAATCTGGGCGGCATCATCATTGTCGATTTCATCGACATGGACCGCGAAGACCACCGCCAGGCGGTGCTGCTGGAGCTGGCCAAGGCGCTGGCGCGCGACCGCACCCGCGTCACCCTGAACGGCTTTACCAGCCTGGGCCTGGTGGAAATCACCCGCAAGCGCACCCGCGAAAGCCTGGCGCATGTGCTGTGCGAACCCTGCCCCACCTGCCAGGCGCGTGGCGAAATCAAGACCGCGCAAACCGTCTGCTACGAAATCCAGCGCGAAATCGTGCGCGAGGCGCGCCAGTTTGAAGCCAAGGGCTTTCGCATTCTGGCCGCCCAGCCCGTCATCGACATGTTTCTGGACGAAGAATCGCAAAGCCTGGCCATGCTGATTGATTTTATTGGCAAGCCCATCTCGCTGGCAGTGGAAAGTCAGTACGCCCAGGAGCAGTTCGACGTTGTCCTGCTGTAA
- the cysE gene encoding serine O-acetyltransferase, with protein sequence MTTPTDPVWDAVRREAAASAADEPLLASFLHMTVLRHRTLEAVLSFHLSTKLATSVMDSRALMELIDEALQQDNALRAAMRADMEACYVRDPACDAYSTPLLYYKGFHALQAYRVTHWLWGQGRKTLALFLQNRISEVMGVDIHPAAQIGCGVMLDHATGFVVGETAVIGNNVSILQGVTLGGTGKESGDRHPKIGDGVLIGANATVLGNIRVGEGAKIGAGSVVLAPVPAHATVAGVPAKVVGNTGHDAPALSMDQHFDGDEGCGVCPVRGPQHG encoded by the coding sequence ATGACCACACCGACCGACCCCGTATGGGACGCCGTGCGCCGCGAAGCCGCCGCCAGCGCTGCTGATGAACCGCTGCTGGCCAGCTTTCTGCACATGACCGTGCTGCGCCACCGCACCCTGGAAGCCGTGCTCAGCTTTCATTTGTCCACCAAGCTGGCCACCTCGGTGATGGACAGCCGTGCGCTGATGGAGCTGATCGACGAAGCCCTGCAACAGGACAACGCCCTGCGCGCCGCCATGCGCGCCGACATGGAAGCCTGCTATGTGCGCGACCCAGCCTGCGACGCCTATTCCACCCCACTGCTGTACTACAAGGGCTTTCACGCCCTGCAAGCCTACCGTGTCACCCACTGGCTGTGGGGCCAGGGGCGCAAGACACTGGCGCTGTTTTTGCAAAACCGCATTTCCGAAGTGATGGGCGTGGATATCCACCCGGCGGCGCAGATTGGCTGCGGCGTGATGCTCGACCACGCCACCGGCTTTGTGGTCGGTGAAACCGCGGTGATTGGCAATAATGTGTCGATCCTGCAGGGCGTGACGCTGGGCGGCACCGGCAAGGAATCCGGCGACCGCCACCCGAAAATTGGCGATGGTGTGCTGATTGGTGCCAACGCCACCGTGCTGGGCAATATCCGCGTGGGCGAAGGGGCCAAGATCGGTGCTGGCAGCGTGGTGCTCGCCCCGGTACCAGCGCACGCCACCGTGGCCGGCGTACCGGCCAAAGTGGTGGGCAACACCGGCCACGACGCCCCGGCGCTGAGCATGGACCAGCACTTTGACGGCGACGAAGGCTGTGGCGTGTGCCCGGTGCGCGGCCCGCAACATGGCTGA
- a CDS encoding YgjP-like metallopeptidase domain-containing protein has protein sequence MAELRYLTGYPPHLIEQVAALRDQGRLGDWLQQRYPDGAHDIQSDRALYDYTQALKQRGLKTTPALHKVLYDSQQHPVRGTLGTHTRAARVQGGKLKTRHEIRIGALFRDAPEPMLRMIVAHELAHLKESEHNKAFYQLCEHLAPGYAQLEFDTRVWLVWREGV, from the coding sequence ATGGCTGAACTGCGCTACCTCACCGGCTACCCGCCGCATCTGATCGAGCAAGTGGCGGCGCTGCGCGACCAGGGCCGGCTGGGCGACTGGCTGCAACAACGCTACCCGGATGGCGCGCACGACATTCAGTCCGACCGCGCGCTGTACGACTACACCCAGGCGCTGAAACAACGCGGCCTGAAAACCACCCCGGCGCTGCACAAAGTGCTGTACGACAGCCAGCAGCACCCGGTGCGCGGGACATTAGGCACCCACACCCGCGCCGCCCGCGTACAGGGCGGCAAACTGAAAACCCGCCACGAAATCCGCATCGGCGCGCTATTCCGCGACGCGCCCGAGCCGATGCTGCGCATGATCGTCGCCCATGAACTCGCCCACCTGAAGGAAAGCGAACACAACAAGGCGTTTTATCAGCTGTGCGAGCACCTGGCACCGGGCTATGCGCAACTGGAGTTTGATACGCGGGTGTGGTTGGTTTGGCGGGAGGGGGTGTAA
- a CDS encoding AAA family ATPase: MYITSFRLQNFCRLRQIEVRIPHRSQKGWHVIIGDNASGKSSILKGIASALINRPDFPALRINSDIFVRSGEKNADVIVMTAPDNDYDEVKTGKRRPGLFGAFFNKELALSLFAFSGQLKSDHEEVSDNFLLVPNLVKVNEQSRFNESIDDIPDVCAKELRLSYCHGWFSASYGPFRRLTGGNPQWQDLSNVAPRAAAHITLFDESAALTDVLDWLNDLDRRQLKEQSRRKPGDPEPESARIFNGVRHFINHSELLPGGVQFIEVNLDGVPVFCDANDHEVTVTQLSDGFRSILSVAFDLVRQLIRVYGLDKVFPPGKSDITSFPLPGVVLIDEVDAHLHPTWQTRIGQWFTTHFPEMQFIVTTHSPLICRACEQGTIWRLSPPRGEGGIEQITGAEKDRLVYGNVLDAYETQAFGAHMSRGEEGRQAQQEYLDLYYKRLYDVPMNEKEKARLEQLEAVFHSHVAIDED; encoded by the coding sequence ATGTATATAACAAGTTTTCGCTTGCAGAATTTTTGCCGTCTACGCCAGATTGAGGTAAGAATTCCACATCGCTCTCAAAAGGGTTGGCATGTCATTATTGGCGATAATGCCTCAGGTAAAAGTAGCATCTTAAAAGGGATTGCTAGCGCTTTAATAAATCGACCTGATTTTCCTGCTTTGCGAATTAATAGTGACATCTTTGTTCGTAGCGGTGAGAAAAATGCCGATGTTATTGTTATGACAGCCCCAGACAATGATTATGACGAAGTCAAGACAGGAAAAAGAAGGCCCGGCCTATTCGGTGCATTTTTCAACAAAGAGCTGGCTCTTTCTCTATTTGCTTTTTCTGGTCAACTAAAATCTGATCACGAGGAAGTTTCAGATAACTTTCTGCTCGTTCCAAATCTTGTAAAAGTCAACGAACAGTCAAGATTTAACGAGTCAATAGATGATATCCCAGATGTATGTGCTAAAGAGCTTAGGCTGAGCTACTGTCATGGCTGGTTTTCTGCCTCCTACGGGCCATTTCGTCGTCTTACCGGTGGCAACCCTCAGTGGCAAGATCTTTCTAACGTAGCTCCACGAGCAGCCGCTCATATCACTTTATTTGACGAATCTGCAGCGCTGACTGATGTGCTGGACTGGCTGAATGACTTGGATCGACGTCAGCTCAAAGAGCAATCACGACGGAAACCCGGCGACCCCGAACCAGAGTCTGCGCGCATTTTCAACGGCGTTCGCCACTTCATTAACCACAGTGAGTTATTGCCCGGCGGCGTACAGTTTATCGAAGTGAATCTGGATGGCGTGCCGGTATTCTGCGACGCCAATGACCATGAGGTCACCGTCACCCAGCTGAGCGATGGCTTTCGTTCGATTTTGAGTGTGGCATTTGATCTGGTGCGGCAGTTGATTCGTGTCTATGGCCTGGACAAAGTGTTTCCGCCGGGCAAATCAGACATCACCAGCTTCCCCTTGCCTGGCGTGGTGCTGATCGACGAGGTGGACGCGCACCTACACCCCACTTGGCAAACCCGCATTGGCCAGTGGTTCACCACGCATTTTCCTGAAATGCAGTTCATCGTCACCACCCACAGCCCGCTGATTTGCCGTGCCTGCGAGCAAGGCACCATCTGGCGTTTGTCGCCGCCGCGCGGCGAGGGCGGCATTGAGCAGATCACCGGGGCAGAAAAAGACCGACTGGTGTATGGCAATGTGCTGGATGCGTATGAAACGCAAGCCTTTGGTGCCCACATGAGCCGGGGCGAAGAAGGCCGGCAGGCGCAGCAGGAATATCTCGACCTGTATTACAAGCGACTTTACGACGTGCCAATGAACGAGAAAGAAAAAGCGCGCCTTGAACAACTGGAAGCGGTGTTTCACAGCCATGTTGCCATTGACGAAGATTGA
- a CDS encoding Fur family transcriptional regulator encodes MTIALPLPAEPEMARRLLGAGIPVTAQRLAIARVLLPQPVHLSAEQVLQRAAQYTGDLSRATVYNTLKLFTARGLLRELAIETGKTMFDSNPEPHHHLYNSATGELTDIPVNSLTLSGQPTLPDGLELEQIEVIVRVRPREPQASPATTG; translated from the coding sequence ATGACCATTGCCTTGCCGCTTCCTGCCGAACCGGAAATGGCCCGCCGCCTGCTCGGCGCAGGCATTCCGGTCACCGCGCAGCGCCTGGCCATTGCCCGCGTGCTCTTGCCCCAGCCGGTGCATCTGAGCGCCGAACAGGTGCTGCAACGCGCCGCGCAATACACCGGCGACCTGTCACGCGCCACGGTCTACAACACCCTCAAGCTGTTTACCGCCAGAGGGCTGCTGCGCGAGCTGGCCATCGAGACCGGAAAAACCATGTTTGACTCCAACCCCGAACCCCACCACCACCTGTACAACAGCGCCACCGGCGAGCTGACCGACATCCCGGTCAACAGCCTGACCCTGAGCGGCCAGCCCACCCTGCCCGACGGGCTGGAGCTGGAACAGATTGAAGTGATTGTACGGGTGCGCCCGCGTGAGCCCCAGGCTTCTCCCGCAACGACCGGATAA
- a CDS encoding cytochrome-c peroxidase codes for MKLIHLAIHGTLALSGLLATAWAAEPIQPVPVAKGQHPAMVELGKKLFFDPRLSKSGFISCNSCHNLSMGGTDNLKTSIGDRWQQGPINSPTVLNARLNVAQFWDGRAKNLQEQAGGPIANPKEMGFTHELAVDVLRSIPQYVNEFNKVFGSRTVDMGKVTTAIAAFEDTLVTPDSRFDQWLKGNKKALTAQELRGYQTFKTSGCVACHNGPNAGGASFQKMGVVEPYKTANAAEGRVGVTGKDADRFLFKVPTLRNVELTYPYFHDGEAATLAQAVDVMGRLQLGKKFSEQEISDVVSFLKTLTGKQPDFKLPILPPSTDSTPRPRPFD; via the coding sequence ATGAAACTGATCCACCTGGCCATTCATGGCACCCTGGCGCTGTCTGGCCTGCTAGCCACCGCCTGGGCTGCTGAACCGATTCAGCCGGTACCTGTCGCCAAGGGACAACACCCGGCCATGGTTGAGCTGGGCAAAAAGCTGTTCTTTGATCCGCGCCTGTCCAAATCCGGTTTTATTTCCTGTAATTCCTGTCACAACCTGAGCATGGGCGGCACCGACAATCTGAAAACCTCGATTGGCGACCGCTGGCAGCAAGGGCCAATCAACTCGCCCACCGTGCTCAACGCCCGGCTGAACGTGGCCCAGTTCTGGGATGGCCGCGCCAAAAACCTGCAGGAACAGGCCGGCGGCCCGATTGCCAACCCGAAAGAAATGGGCTTCACCCACGAGCTGGCCGTTGACGTGCTGCGCTCGATTCCGCAATACGTGAATGAATTCAACAAGGTGTTTGGCAGCCGCACCGTGGACATGGGCAAGGTCACCACCGCGATTGCCGCGTTTGAAGACACCCTGGTCACCCCGGACAGCCGGTTTGACCAATGGCTGAAAGGCAATAAGAAAGCACTGACCGCCCAGGAACTGCGCGGCTACCAAACCTTCAAGACCAGCGGCTGTGTGGCCTGCCATAACGGCCCGAATGCCGGCGGGGCCTCGTTCCAGAAAATGGGCGTGGTTGAGCCGTACAAGACCGCCAATGCCGCAGAAGGCCGCGTGGGCGTGACCGGCAAGGACGCCGACCGCTTCCTGTTCAAGGTGCCCACCCTGCGTAATGTGGAACTCACCTATCCGTACTTCCACGACGGCGAAGCCGCCACGCTCGCTCAGGCGGTGGACGTGATGGGCCGCCTGCAACTGGGCAAGAAGTTCAGCGAGCAGGAAATCAGCGATGTGGTCAGCTTCCTGAAAACCCTGACCGGCAAGCAGCCCGACTTCAAGCTGCCCATCCTGCCGCCGTCCACCGACAGCACCCCGCGCCCGCGTCCGTTTGATTGA
- a CDS encoding methyl-accepting chemotaxis protein — MHLQSFGWRSIRVRLYLLFSLTLLGVMGYALSDAWSSWHTLQRLQQMQALEQSAQRISAVVHSLQKERGLSAGWIGAQGKRFATELASQRDATDAAHQMLRRYLAEQDQQVLGAAALSALSEADRQLNAVLGARAGISALTVSAPTSFGQYTATIDAYLAVLAQMPAQASDVTLTRELSAYVRFINAKEQAGRERATINAIATADSALDDALYRRLLGILTTQELFLRQFQEQASPASRQALEALLATPAAQDTAALRKRVLERVHQGGFAIAPDQWFATITRKIDAMKALEDQLADGIHQQVLSLGDQARWRVGVSLAANLTMLLLGLLFGLLVNRVLAAIHRTADVARQLAQGDLTATVEVEARDELGELQSSLQYTLQHLAQMIGEIRAASDQLSNAADQVSTTSQSLAQSASTQAASVEETSSAMEQMSAAIEHNADSARHTDGLAAQAASEAQAGEQAVASTVDAMRQIAEKIRIIDDITYQTNLLALNAAIEAARAGSHGKGFAVVASEVRKLAERSQLAAQDIGQLAGSSVKQAEQAGQLLEKMVPAISQTSVQVQQIAQSSAEQATGVEQINRAMGLLNQSTQHTASASEQLAATAEQMGAQAQLLQESMAHFRLEKS, encoded by the coding sequence ATGCATTTGCAATCTTTTGGCTGGCGCTCGATTCGCGTCCGTCTCTACCTGCTGTTCAGCCTGACCCTGCTGGGGGTGATGGGGTATGCGCTCAGCGATGCCTGGTCAAGCTGGCACACCCTGCAGCGCCTGCAGCAAATGCAGGCACTGGAGCAATCCGCCCAGCGCATCAGCGCGGTGGTGCATTCACTGCAAAAGGAGCGCGGCCTGTCTGCCGGCTGGATTGGCGCGCAGGGCAAACGTTTTGCCACCGAGCTGGCCAGCCAGCGTGACGCCACCGACGCTGCCCACCAGATGTTGCGCCGCTATCTGGCCGAGCAGGATCAGCAGGTGCTGGGCGCTGCCGCGCTAAGCGCGTTGAGCGAAGCCGACCGCCAGCTCAACGCCGTGCTGGGTGCCCGTGCCGGGATTTCTGCGCTGACGGTGAGCGCGCCCACGTCATTTGGCCAGTATACCGCCACCATCGACGCCTATCTGGCGGTGCTGGCGCAAATGCCGGCGCAGGCCAGCGATGTGACGCTGACCCGCGAACTGTCGGCGTATGTGCGCTTTATCAACGCCAAGGAACAGGCAGGCCGCGAACGCGCCACCATTAACGCCATTGCCACTGCCGACAGCGCGCTGGACGACGCCCTCTATCGCCGCCTGCTGGGCATTCTGACCACGCAGGAGCTGTTTTTGCGCCAGTTTCAGGAGCAGGCCAGCCCGGCCTCGCGCCAGGCGCTGGAGGCACTGCTGGCCACCCCAGCGGCACAAGACACCGCTGCCCTGCGCAAACGGGTGCTGGAGCGGGTGCATCAGGGCGGCTTTGCCATTGCACCGGACCAGTGGTTTGCCACCATCACCCGCAAGATCGACGCCATGAAGGCGCTGGAAGACCAACTGGCCGACGGCATTCACCAGCAGGTGCTCAGCCTGGGAGACCAGGCGCGCTGGCGGGTGGGGGTATCGCTGGCAGCCAACCTGACCATGCTGCTGCTGGGCCTGCTGTTTGGCCTGCTGGTAAACCGGGTGCTGGCCGCCATTCACCGCACCGCCGACGTGGCCCGCCAGCTGGCGCAGGGCGACCTGACTGCCACTGTGGAAGTGGAAGCCCGCGACGAGCTGGGCGAGCTGCAATCCTCGCTGCAATACACCTTGCAGCATCTGGCGCAAATGATTGGCGAAATCCGCGCCGCGTCTGACCAGCTGAGCAACGCCGCCGATCAGGTATCCACCACCTCGCAGTCGCTGGCACAGTCGGCGTCCACTCAGGCGGCGTCGGTGGAAGAAACCTCCTCGGCCATGGAACAAATGAGCGCCGCCATCGAGCACAACGCCGACAGCGCCCGCCACACCGATGGACTGGCCGCCCAGGCTGCCAGCGAAGCGCAGGCTGGCGAGCAGGCGGTGGCCAGCACCGTCGATGCCATGCGCCAGATTGCCGAAAAAATCCGCATCATCGACGACATCACCTACCAGACCAATCTGCTGGCGCTGAACGCCGCCATCGAAGCCGCCCGCGCCGGCAGCCACGGCAAGGGGTTTGCCGTGGTGGCCAGCGAAGTGCGCAAACTGGCAGAGCGTTCGCAACTGGCCGCCCAGGATATCGGCCAACTGGCCGGCAGCAGCGTCAAACAGGCGGAACAGGCCGGGCAATTGCTGGAAAAAATGGTCCCGGCCATCAGCCAGACTTCGGTGCAGGTGCAGCAGATTGCCCAATCCAGCGCCGAACAGGCCACCGGCGTGGAGCAGATCAACCGGGCCATGGGCCTGCTCAACCAGTCTACCCAGCACACCGCGTCGGCATCGGAGCAACTGGCCGCCACCGCCGAGCAAATGGGCGCTCAGGCCCAGCTGCTGCAGGAAAGCATGGCGCACTTCCGCCTGGAAAAATCCTGA